One Nostoc sp. CENA543 genomic window, TGCTATTAATGGATGCACTTTATCGCAGCCTCAACAGCGAAATTGCCACAACTGCTGTAATAGTTGAGGCCAAAGATGATGATGCTCGTTCTTTTTATGAGCATTATAATTTTATGAGGTTTCCTGATTTTTCTCACAGACTTTTTCTAATGATGGAAACTATCGCCAAAATGTTTGCGTAAATAGGAAAACTTTTTCACCCATCTTGTAAGCATCTTCTTCCATGTAAATGATGCGATTGTTATTTTCTCTTCTTAAATTACCTATTATTCAGATTTACTAATAAATACAAATCCTCGCGTTTTACCGGAAACTGAATCAACTGTATTCATTGCTTTCCACAAATCCGTTGTCTTCACCCAAACGGGCGGATATTTATAACGGGAGACATCCATAATTAAAAATCTATCTGTCTGCTCGTTATATGCGGCTAAAGGCGATATGTGTCCCCCACGTTCCTGATTAATTTCTTTACGTAAATAATTAACGATGACAAAATTTCCTGGCTGTTGTAAATTGGCTGCCGCCATTTTTCTAAAGTCATCTATATTAGAATCAGCAGCATGATAGACTTTAACGCTGACATCATAACTAGCAATTAATCCTCCCAGTTCTACCAAAGTTATACCTTGACGTGAGACTTTTTCTGGAGTAATGACTGCTTGAGTTTTGGGATTACTAAAAAAGTTCTCTTGTGTAAAAATTCTATAGGGAGAATATTGTGGTGCTACTGGTGCAGAAATTTCCAGGCTATTGAAAACCATTACAATACTAGCGACACCACAATAAGCTTGATTATTTTGAGTAATAAACTGGCTACTTAAAGGAAAGAAGTCTTCCCGATGACGACTAGTAATTAATAAATTTTCTCCAGCGTCAGAGTTGAAATTAACTAGATTAGGAGCTAGTTTGAGAGTTTGAGATAGTGCTTGATTGCTAGCAGTAGATAACCCGATAATGGTAGCGGAAATAAAAGTTTTAATACTTGTTTGCAGCTTCAAAATCATCTCTATACTTTTTCTATAAACAAAATTTCAATGGATGTTAAACCTGAATCGTGTTAGCGATGCGTTAGCACGGTTCAGGAATCACCGCACTTTTAGGGTAGTGAGGATGTCAAGAAATACCCAATAAGATACAATTCCTAATTGGGATGGAAAACTGTAATTCCCAATTCACTACGCCATTGAGTTAAGGGTTTTTCCCAATTATCTTCCCATTTTTGTGCCATCAAGGGTTTGGCGTTGAGTCCCATTTCCCAACCGCGATAAATATACTGCATAATGGCTGCTAATTCTGGGGTATTATTCAAGAAGTTAATAATACCAGCAGTCATAATAGCGATCGCAATGGGCGATTTCATCTGTGCTAGCTGAAAAGCTTGTAACCCCAGTTCCCCTGGTGCGTCAGTCTTAAACCCAGTTACAATATGATGGATATCATGGGTTTGACTGCGGCGCAAACTGACATAACTAATATCGTCTTTGACTTCTCTGGGACGATAAAATGTAGGATCAAAGTTGTTTGCAGTTAGATACGCTGCAAACTGATAACCCAAGGAATCTGGCGAATAGGTGAGTAATTTGGCTACATCTGGTACGGGGGCTAAATAACGTTCCTGAATAATTGCTGCTACTTCCAGTTGTGATTTGAGATATTCTACAGAGATGGTGCTGAGTTCTGTTTTAGCAAGAATCGCATCTAAATCATAAATTGCTGAGAACGTTGCAGGGTCTTGAGTCATTATACAAAAACTCTGGAGTGCCTGAATTTGTTCAGCTAGGGGAATTTCTTGTTGGGTAGATAAAATCATGTTTAGTTCCCTTTTTTAGTAAAAAACATAAATCTATAAATACTGCTAAACCAGAAAAATTCTACTAGACCAGGGAATGATTACCCAGATAAATTTTGATGAAACTTAATTTTCTACCTTTAATTTTTTTTCTAGCCAACCAATTAATGAATCTGCCAATAAAGCGATCGCGGCGGCAGGAACTGCACCTGCTAAAATTAACTGGTTATTCACAATAGCAATTCCTCGAAAGATAAATACCCCCAAACCCCCAGCCCCAATTGCAGCCGCAATAGTCGCAACCCCAATTGCAATCACTGTTGCCACTCTCACCCCTGCTAAAATTACCGCCATTGCTAAGGGAATTTCTACCTGAAATAACAATTGTCTATCAGTCATTCCCATCCCCCGCCCAGCTTCGCGAATTGCAGGATCTACGCTGGTAATTCCTGTATAAGTATTACGAATTATCGGCAATAAGGAATATAAAGTTAAAGCCACAATTGCCGGAACAGCACCAACTCCGCCAATTACAGGTACAGGAATTAGTAACCCAAATAAAGCTAAACTCGGAATAGTTTGCAGGATATTAACAACACCTAAAATTGGTTGTCGGAGTTGCTTTTGCCGGGTGATAAAAATTCCTAAAGGAATCCCCACAATAATGGCAATACTAATAGCAACACCCACCAAAAATAAATGCTCTAGCGTGTGTTGTAAAATTTCTGGGGCATACTTCACTAAAAAGAAATCTTTCATAGGTTGTCTTGCTGGGAACGCAGACATTGGAGAAAAGCCAGAGTTTCTGGATGTTGGGATTGCATGAATTCATCCTTGGTACCTAACACTACCAATTCTCCCCCATACATTAACCCAATGCGTGATGCTAAAACAAAGGCTTCTTGAATATCGTGGGTGACAAACACCACTGTTTTACCTAATTCCCGTTGCAACCGCCGAAATTCTTGTTGTAATTCTAAGCGTGTAATCGGATCAAGTGCGCCAAAAGGTTCATCCATTAATAATACAGGAGGATCGGCGGCTAAAGCTCTAGCTACGCCTACCCTTTGTCTTTGTCCCCCCGATAATTCATGGGGATAACGCCTAGCAAATTGCGCTGGATCTAGTCCTACTAAATGTAATAATTCGTAGACTCTGGTTTTAATTTGTTTGGGTTTCCAACCTTCTAGAGAAGGAACTAAACCCACATTCCGTTCGACTGTGAAATGGGGAAATAGACCAGTTTCTTGAATAACATAGCCAATTTTCCGCCGCAGTTTAATTTCATCCCATTGGGTAGTCGCTACACCATTAAATAACACCTCTCCTTGGCTGGGTGTCAATAAGCGGTTAATTAATTTCATAGTGGTAGTTTTACCGCTACCACTACGTCCCAGTAATACTAATGCTTCTCCATGATGAATCGCAAAATTGAGATTTGACACCAAAGAACGATGGTTACGACTCAAGGTAACATCACAAAATTGAATGGCAATTGAGTTAGCTTGTGGCATGACAGTGAAAAATTATGCTGCCTGTTAGCCTCAGATTCTACTCTTTGGCATACCTTAGCGTAAACCTTTTCGCTCCTTGGCGTTAATTAACTACTAGCTACAATGCCTTTGTTGCTGACTCACCAGCTTTCTTTAATTGGCGCGTTATTTGCAACAACATGAAACTCAAAAGGATTGTGTGTCCGATAATTCCCATAATGGAAGTAATTATTGTTACTTCACCTGATGGATATAAAACAACTACGGGTGCAGCTACGGAAAATAGCCAAAGGAAAGTATAGTTTTGAGGAGAGGAAAACAGCATACCCAAAGCTACGACTGGTAAGATCATCACACCGA contains:
- a CDS encoding phytochelatin synthase family protein, with amino-acid sequence MILKLQTSIKTFISATIIGLSTASNQALSQTLKLAPNLVNFNSDAGENLLITSRHREDFFPLSSQFITQNNQAYCGVASIVMVFNSLEISAPVAPQYSPYRIFTQENFFSNPKTQAVITPEKVSRQGITLVELGGLIASYDVSVKVYHAADSNIDDFRKMAAANLQQPGNFVIVNYLRKEINQERGGHISPLAAYNEQTDRFLIMDVSRYKYPPVWVKTTDLWKAMNTVDSVSGKTRGFVFISKSE
- a CDS encoding Coq4 family protein, with the protein product MILSTQQEIPLAEQIQALQSFCIMTQDPATFSAIYDLDAILAKTELSTISVEYLKSQLEVAAIIQERYLAPVPDVAKLLTYSPDSLGYQFAAYLTANNFDPTFYRPREVKDDISYVSLRRSQTHDIHHIVTGFKTDAPGELGLQAFQLAQMKSPIAIAIMTAGIINFLNNTPELAAIMQYIYRGWEMGLNAKPLMAQKWEDNWEKPLTQWRSELGITVFHPN
- a CDS encoding ABC transporter permease — protein: MKDFFLVKYAPEILQHTLEHLFLVGVAISIAIIVGIPLGIFITRQKQLRQPILGVVNILQTIPSLALFGLLIPVPVIGGVGAVPAIVALTLYSLLPIIRNTYTGITSVDPAIREAGRGMGMTDRQLLFQVEIPLAMAVILAGVRVATVIAIGVATIAAAIGAGGLGVFIFRGIAIVNNQLILAGAVPAAAIALLADSLIGWLEKKLKVEN
- a CDS encoding ATP-binding cassette domain-containing protein; its protein translation is MPQANSIAIQFCDVTLSRNHRSLVSNLNFAIHHGEALVLLGRSGSGKTTTMKLINRLLTPSQGEVLFNGVATTQWDEIKLRRKIGYVIQETGLFPHFTVERNVGLVPSLEGWKPKQIKTRVYELLHLVGLDPAQFARRYPHELSGGQRQRVGVARALAADPPVLLMDEPFGALDPITRLELQQEFRRLQRELGKTVVFVTHDIQEAFVLASRIGLMYGGELVVLGTKDEFMQSQHPETLAFLQCLRSQQDNL